In one window of bacterium DNA:
- a CDS encoding MoaD/ThiS family protein: MIRVALPAHLRKLAQVDGEVGLELDGLVTQRSVLDALEARYPVLRGTIRDHVTQQRRPFLRFFACEQDLSHEPPDTPLPDAVARGTEPFLVVGAMAGG; the protein is encoded by the coding sequence GTGATCCGGGTCGCGTTGCCGGCCCATCTGCGGAAGCTGGCGCAGGTCGACGGAGAGGTAGGACTCGAACTCGACGGTCTGGTGACGCAGCGTTCGGTCCTCGACGCCCTCGAGGCCCGCTATCCGGTGCTGCGCGGGACGATCCGCGACCACGTCACGCAGCAGCGCCGGCCGTTCTTGCGGTTCTTCGCCTGCGAGCAGGATCTGTCCCACGAGCCGCCGGATACGCCGCTGCCCGACGCGGTCGCGAGGGGGACGGAGCCCTTTCTCGTCGTAGGGGCCATGGCCGGCGGCTAG